One window of Salminus brasiliensis chromosome 16, fSalBra1.hap2, whole genome shotgun sequence genomic DNA carries:
- the anxa3b gene encoding annexin A3b isoform X1 — MSVWDDLNLLLDSPDSLSVTSTARGTVKEKPGFNAAEDVAALRKAIEGLGTNEKTLVEVLTQRSNAQRQLICKAYQQTTGRALGDDVKGDTRGDFEDILVALITPPAQFDCNEFIKAIKGAGTTESTLIEIFASRSNSQIKALSDAYLAETGRSVLHDLKSEVSGDFGKTLLILAEGKRDESKTVDAAKAKADAKVLYEAGEKRWGTDESKFIDILCHRSVPQLRQTLVEYKNLSGKTLQQSIESEMSGNLETVLVAIVKCVKSVPAYLAERLHKAMKGVGTTESILTRIMVSRSEIDLLDIRAEYKKLYGCSLYSSIQSETSGDYRNTLLRICGADDKD, encoded by the exons ATGTCTGTGTGG GATGATTTGAACCTTCTTCTGGACTCCCCAGACTCCTTATCAGTTACC TCTACTGCCAGAGGCACTGTTAAAGAAAAGCCAGGTTTCAATGCAGCTGAAGACGTTGCTGCTTTGAGGAAGGCCATTGAAGGCCTGG GAACCAATGAGAAGACTCTGGTTGAGGTTCTAACTCAGAGAAGCAATGCCCAGCGTCAGCTGATCTGCAAAGCTTACCAGCAGACAACTGGAAGG GCTCTTGGTGATGATGTGAAGGGTGACACGCGTGGAGACTTTGAGGATATCCTGGTGGCCCTGATCACACCCCCGGCTCAGTTTGACTGCAATGaatttataaaagcaattaaA GGAGCTGGAACAACAGAAAGCACTTTAATAGAGATATTTGCCTCCCGATCTAACTCTCAAATCAAGGCTCTGTCGGACGCATATTTGGCAG AAACCGGGAGATCAGTACTACACGACCTGAAGTCTGAGGTCTCTGGGGATTTTGGGAAAACTCTGCTCATCCTCGCTGAG GGCAAGAGGGACGAGAGTAAAACTGTGGATGCTGCGAAAGCCAAAGCAGACGCCAAG GTCCTGTATGAGGCTGGAGAGAAGAGGTGGGGGACAGACGAGAGCAAGTTCATCGACATCTTGTGTCACAGGAGTGTTCCTCAGCTCCGACAGA CTCTGGTGGAATACAAGAACCTGTCGGGGAAGACCCTACAGCAGAGCATTGAGAGTGAGATGTCTGGAAATTTGGAGACAGTTCTGGTAGCTATAG TGAAGTGTGTGAAAAGTGTCCCGGCGTATCTGGCAGAGCGCCTCCATAAGGCCATGAAG GGCGTAGGAACCACTGAATCCATACTGACCAGGATTATGGTGAGCCGGTCAGAGATTGACCTTCTGGACATCAGGGCAGAGTATAAAAAGCTCTATGGCTGCTCCTTGTACTCTTCAATTCAG
- the anxa3b gene encoding annexin A3b isoform X2: MSVWDDLNLLLDSPDSLSVTSTARGTVKEKPGFNAAEDVAALRKAIEGLGTNEKTLVEVLTQRSNAQRQLICKAYQQTTGRALGDDVKGDTRGDFEDILVALITPPAQFDCNEFIKAIKGAGTTESTLIEIFASRSNSQIKALSDAYLAETGRSVLHDLKSEVSGDFGKTLLILAEGKRDESKTVDAAKAKADAKVLYEAGEKRWGTDESKFIDILCHRSVPQLRQTLVEYKNLSGKTLQQSIESEMSGNLETVLVAIVKCVKSVPAYLAERLHKAMKGVGTTESILTRIMVSRSEIDLLDIRAEYKKLYGCSLYSSIQSDVGGDYGKCLKLICGGDD; this comes from the exons ATGTCTGTGTGG GATGATTTGAACCTTCTTCTGGACTCCCCAGACTCCTTATCAGTTACC TCTACTGCCAGAGGCACTGTTAAAGAAAAGCCAGGTTTCAATGCAGCTGAAGACGTTGCTGCTTTGAGGAAGGCCATTGAAGGCCTGG GAACCAATGAGAAGACTCTGGTTGAGGTTCTAACTCAGAGAAGCAATGCCCAGCGTCAGCTGATCTGCAAAGCTTACCAGCAGACAACTGGAAGG GCTCTTGGTGATGATGTGAAGGGTGACACGCGTGGAGACTTTGAGGATATCCTGGTGGCCCTGATCACACCCCCGGCTCAGTTTGACTGCAATGaatttataaaagcaattaaA GGAGCTGGAACAACAGAAAGCACTTTAATAGAGATATTTGCCTCCCGATCTAACTCTCAAATCAAGGCTCTGTCGGACGCATATTTGGCAG AAACCGGGAGATCAGTACTACACGACCTGAAGTCTGAGGTCTCTGGGGATTTTGGGAAAACTCTGCTCATCCTCGCTGAG GGCAAGAGGGACGAGAGTAAAACTGTGGATGCTGCGAAAGCCAAAGCAGACGCCAAG GTCCTGTATGAGGCTGGAGAGAAGAGGTGGGGGACAGACGAGAGCAAGTTCATCGACATCTTGTGTCACAGGAGTGTTCCTCAGCTCCGACAGA CTCTGGTGGAATACAAGAACCTGTCGGGGAAGACCCTACAGCAGAGCATTGAGAGTGAGATGTCTGGAAATTTGGAGACAGTTCTGGTAGCTATAG TGAAGTGTGTGAAAAGTGTCCCGGCGTATCTGGCAGAGCGCCTCCATAAGGCCATGAAG GGCGTAGGAACCACTGAATCCATACTGACCAGGATTATGGTGAGCCGGTCAGAGATTGACCTTCTGGACATCAGGGCAGAGTATAAAAAGCTCTATGGCTGCTCCTTGTACTCTTCAATTCAG TCAGACGTAGGTGGTGACTATGGCAAGTGCCTGAAGCTGATTTGTGGAGGGGATGACTGA